The nucleotide window TCTGCCGCGGCGATTGGCAAAATCGCGGTGAACAATGACACTCAACGCATCGACGATATCACCGTTGATGAGGATATCCATTTTCACCATCGGCGACTGCTGATAACCGTTCAGTTCATAATCGAGCGAAGCATAGCCCCGTGTCGCCGATTTCAGCACGTCGAAATAATCATACAATATTTCACAAAGAGGCAGATTGTAGATCAAGGACACCCGCGTCTCATCGAGATAATCCATCGTCAAATACTGCCCGCGCCGATTCTGGGAAATCTCCATAACCGTGCCGACCATATCCTTCGGAATAATGATCGTCGTTTTCACGAACGGTTCTTCAACATGATCGACCTTCGTCATATCCGGCAAAAGAGACGGGTTGTCAACGGTCACCATGCTTCCGTCCGTCAGATAGACATGATAAATGACGGACGGCGCCGTCGTGATCAGGCTGAGACCATATTCCCGTTCCAACCGTTCTTTGACAACATCCATATGGAGAAGACCCAAAAACCCGCAGCGAAATCCGAAGCCCAATGCCGATGACGTTTCCGGTTCGTACAGCAGCGCCGCATCGTTGAGATGGAGTTTTTCCAAAGCATCACGGAGATTATCATAATCATTCGTTTCTACCGGATAGAGCCCGCAATACACCATAGGCGCCGCCGGACGATAACCGGGAAGAGGTTCCGTCGCACCGTCGGCAGCATTGGTTACCGTATCGCCGACGCGGCAGTCCCGCACATTTTTCATGCTCGCCGCAAAGTAACCGACACTGCCGCACTCCAGCTCTCTGACAGCATGCATTTGCGGTAAAAAGACGCCAAGTTCCGTAACTTCAAAGGCTTTTCCCGTAGCCATCATACGAATCTCATCACCGGTCTTCAACCCGCCTTCCATGATGCGGATATTGGCGATCGCACCTTTATAGGAGTCGAAGTGAGAATCAAAAATCAGCGCCCGCAACGGCTTGTCCGTATTGTCCTTCGGCTCAGGCACGCGCCGGACAATGGCTTCCAGAACCGCCTCGATCCCGATGCCCGTCTTGGCGCTGACCATAATCGCATCAGACGCGTCAAGACCGATGACATCTTCAATCTCCTTGCAGACCCGTTCCGGATCGGCGCTGGGCAAATCGATTTTATTGATAATCGGAATGATCTCCAAATCATGCTCCAATGCCAAATAGACATTGGCCAGCGTCTGCGCTTCCACGCCCTGCGTCGCATCGACGACCAGCAGCGCCCCTTCGCAAGCGGCCAGACTGCGCGAAACCTCATAGTTGAAATCGACATGCCCCGGCGTATCGATCAGATTTAACGTGTATTGATGACCGTCGGCTGCATCATATAACAGACGGGCCGACTGGGCCTTGATCGTAATCCCCCGTTCCCGTTCCAGTTCCATCGTATCCAGCAGCTGTTCTTCCATTTCCCTTTTCGTCACGGTCCCCGTTTTTTCCAGCAACCGATCGGCCAATGTGGATTTACCATGGTCAATATGCGCAATAATTGAAAAATTTCGGATATATTTCGTTGCCACTGTCGTAACTCCTTCTTTAAATAATCACTCCGCCGCCGAGAACGCGCTGCCCGTCGTACAACACGAGAGCCTGTCCCGCCGTCACCGCTCGCTGCGGCGTTTCAAAAACGGCAGTCAACTGATCTCCGTCGGGATAAACCGTACACGGCGCTTCTTTCGCCGCATAACGAATCTTACCGTATGCCTTGAAAGCGCTTTTCGGCGTCCCTTCGACCCAGGTCGCGGCGGTTGCCTTGACTTCAGCGGAAAACAGGTCTTTTTCCGCGCCGACGACGACGCGGTTTCGTTCCGTATCCAGCCGCGTCACATAATAAGGTCCGCCGGGGCCGCCCAACTGCAAGCCGCGGCGCTGTCCCACCGTGTACCCCGGCAGCCCTTGGTGCTCGCCGACGGTACGACCGGTCCTATCGACCATCTTCCCTCTGCGGAAGATCTGCGGCGCCTCTCTGCGCAGAAAACCTTTGTAATCATTGTCAGGAATAAAACAAATATCCTGGCTTTCAGGCTTATTGAAAACCGGCAATCCCCACTTTCTGGCAAGCGCTCTCGTTTCCGTCTTTTCCAACGCCGCCATGGGAAACAGGAGATGCGGCAACATATCCTGCGTCAGCTGATATAGGACATACGACTGATCTTTCCGGGCATCGGCGCCGCGCAGGAGTGAATAAACCCGCCTTTTTTCATCATAGGCGACTTGCGCGTAATGACCGGTCGCCAAAAAATCGGCGCCGAATTGTTTCGCCTTATCCCAAAGTAAGCCGAATTTGATAAATTTATTGCAGGCAATACAAGGATTCGGCGTTCTGCCGACAGCGTATTCGGCGACAAAATAATCGATAACATCACGACGAAAAACGTCACGAAAATCAAGCGTATAATGCGGAATCCCCAAAACGGTTGCAACGGCCTTGGCATCATCGACAGAGGATAGGGAACAACAGGCGTGAACGTTATCTGCAGGCAGACAGGCGGAATCGTCTTCCCACAAACGCAGCGTCACGCCGATAACATCATAGCCTTCTTCCCGCAACAGCCCTGCCGTAACCGAGCTGTCGACGCCGCCGCTCATGGCAACGGCTATACATTTTTTCATGATTTTCCTCCCGCCTCTGCAGCAATCATTTCTATAGCCGCGACCGTTTTCTTCAGCTCCGCCGCTGTCGTTTCTTTGCCCCAAGAAATACGAATACTGCCGTCGATCCAGTCATCGCCGACAGCCATGGCCCGAAGCACATGCGACCCCGTCAGCGCTCCCGATTCACAAGCTGAGCCGGCAGATACGGCTATTCCCTGACGATCCAGTCGTATCAACGTCACGGCATGATCTGTACCGCGGATACTGATATCAATAATATTCGGCAGAGAATTACACAACGTTCCGTTAATGCGGATCCGTTCCGGTTGCCGCTGCAGCCGATCATAAATATACCGCTTCAAGGTCAGCGCCGCCGTATACCGCTCCGTCCGTTCCGCCGCAAGAAGACGGCAAGCCTCGCCGAAGCCGACAATTGCCGGAACATTTTCCGTACCGGCACGCAGCCGGTGCTCTTGAGGA belongs to Megasphaera vaginalis (ex Bordigoni et al. 2020) and includes:
- the lepA gene encoding translation elongation factor 4, whose amino-acid sequence is MATKYIRNFSIIAHIDHGKSTLADRLLEKTGTVTKREMEEQLLDTMELERERGITIKAQSARLLYDAADGHQYTLNLIDTPGHVDFNYEVSRSLAACEGALLVVDATQGVEAQTLANVYLALEHDLEIIPIINKIDLPSADPERVCKEIEDVIGLDASDAIMVSAKTGIGIEAVLEAIVRRVPEPKDNTDKPLRALIFDSHFDSYKGAIANIRIMEGGLKTGDEIRMMATGKAFEVTELGVFLPQMHAVRELECGSVGYFAASMKNVRDCRVGDTVTNAADGATEPLPGYRPAAPMVYCGLYPVETNDYDNLRDALEKLHLNDAALLYEPETSSALGFGFRCGFLGLLHMDVVKERLEREYGLSLITTAPSVIYHVYLTDGSMVTVDNPSLLPDMTKVDHVEEPFVKTTIIIPKDMVGTVMEISQNRRGQYLTMDYLDETRVSLIYNLPLCEILYDYFDVLKSATRGYASLDYELNGYQQSPMVKMDILINGDIVDALSVIVHRDFANRRGRALVEKLRGLIPRQLFQIPIQAAIGNKIVARENVAALRKDVLAKCYGGDISRKRKLLEKQKEGKKRMKQVGSVEIPQEAFMAVLQVDDT
- the mnmA gene encoding tRNA 2-thiouridine(34) synthase MnmA, with translation MKKCIAVAMSGGVDSSVTAGLLREEGYDVIGVTLRLWEDDSACLPADNVHACCSLSSVDDAKAVATVLGIPHYTLDFRDVFRRDVIDYFVAEYAVGRTPNPCIACNKFIKFGLLWDKAKQFGADFLATGHYAQVAYDEKRRVYSLLRGADARKDQSYVLYQLTQDMLPHLLFPMAALEKTETRALARKWGLPVFNKPESQDICFIPDNDYKGFLRREAPQIFRRGKMVDRTGRTVGEHQGLPGYTVGQRRGLQLGGPGGPYYVTRLDTERNRVVVGAEKDLFSAEVKATAATWVEGTPKSAFKAYGKIRYAAKEAPCTVYPDGDQLTAVFETPQRAVTAGQALVLYDGQRVLGGGVII